The DNA window CAAGCAGACGGTGGCCTGGCTGAAGCGCTTCGTCGACAACGACACCCGCTACGAGCAGTTCCTCTGCCCGGGCCCGAGCGGACTGGCCATCGAGGAGTACCGCAACACCTGCCCCAGCTCCTGAGCCTCGCCCACCGGGGGGCGGCCGCCACGGCGGCCGCCCCGCCGTGCGGGGCGGCCCTAGACTCGGCCAGCGTGGAGGAGGCGGGCGGGATGGGCGGCACCGGTTCCCCGGGCCGGGTCGACGGGCGGGCCGCGCGGGCCACCCGCACCCGGGCCGCCATCGTCGAGGCCCACCTCGCCCTCATCGCCGAGGGCGACCTGCGCCCGACGGGCGACCGGATCGCCGAGCGGGCCGGTGTCTCGCTGCGCACGCTGTGGACCAACTTCAAGGACATGGAGACGCTGTTCGAGGCCAGCGGCGAGGAGCTGCTGCGCCGCCAGGACGCCGCCTGGCGGCCGATCTCCCCGGCGCTGCCGCTGGCGAAGCGGGTCGAGGCCTACTGCCGGCAGCGCGCCCGCTTGCTGCATCTCATCGCGCCGTCCGCCCGGGCGGCGCAGTTGCGCGAGCCGCTCTCCCCGCAGTTGCACCGCAACCGCCGCAAGCACATCGACCGGGTCCGCGACGAGGTCGAGCAGCTGTTCGCCGCCGAGCTGGACCGGGCCGGTCCGGGGCGGGAGCAGCTCGTGCACGCCCTGGTGGCGGCCAGCATGTGGTCGACCTGGTCGATGCTGCGCGACGGGCTGGGGCTCGGCGTGGGCCCGGCCCGGGCGGTGATGGCGCGCACCGTGGCGGCGCTGCTGGCGGATCCCGAGGGACAAAGTCTTTTCCGACTGGTTACCGATAGGTGAAACTGGATGCATGGTTACTGCATTCAGAGTGCAAATAACCTTGCGGGGTCGGGACGGCGAATGCCGGGCCGTGCGCGCCCTGCTCGACCGGGCGGCCGGCGGT is part of the Micromonospora halotolerans genome and encodes:
- a CDS encoding TetR/AcrR family transcriptional regulator, with protein sequence MGGTGSPGRVDGRAARATRTRAAIVEAHLALIAEGDLRPTGDRIAERAGVSLRTLWTNFKDMETLFEASGEELLRRQDAAWRPISPALPLAKRVEAYCRQRARLLHLIAPSARAAQLREPLSPQLHRNRRKHIDRVRDEVEQLFAAELDRAGPGREQLVHALVAASMWSTWSMLRDGLGLGVGPARAVMARTVAALLADPEGQSLFRLVTDR